A genome region from Chryseobacterium sp. G0186 includes the following:
- a CDS encoding L-serine ammonia-lyase, producing MESISVFEIIKVGIGPSSSHTMGPWNAASAFIRIIKRERSIAEVKEVFLEFFGSLAKTGIGHGTDIAGMLGLNGEDFKTINTSKIDEKIAHIKNTQTIHLGGDKEIPFIYGHHLILNMKKSLDFHPNGMIFKAVFEDGTELVQDFYSVGGGFIASQEKNSIEKQCVRTLYPCHKASDIAKYCQKLGFDKISDLILINEESWRNQEETRAEALYIWQQIKECIYKGVNKEGILPGGLNVSRRAAGINRKLLGDKIYKNKDEWFQQVVDAEENFTNINKWIACFALAVNEENASFGRIITAPTNGASGVIPAVLMYSQAFTESISEEDIVRFLLVAGEIGTLFKKNATISAAMGGCQAEIGVSSAMAAAGLTEILGGSVGQVLMAAEIAMEHHLGLTCDPIKGLVQIPCIERNTMGAMKAITAANIALESDPAKAKVTLDEVIQTMWETALSMSDRFKETSEGGLAIAVNVPEC from the coding sequence ATGGAATCAATATCGGTTTTTGAGATTATTAAAGTAGGGATAGGTCCGTCCAGTTCACATACGATGGGGCCATGGAATGCTGCATCTGCATTCATCAGAATTATAAAAAGAGAAAGATCAATAGCTGAAGTTAAGGAAGTTTTTCTTGAATTTTTTGGTTCACTTGCCAAAACAGGAATTGGGCACGGAACAGACATTGCAGGAATGCTCGGTTTGAATGGTGAAGATTTTAAAACGATAAATACTTCAAAAATTGACGAAAAAATAGCGCACATCAAAAATACGCAGACCATTCATCTGGGTGGTGATAAAGAAATTCCTTTTATCTACGGACATCATTTGATTTTAAATATGAAAAAATCTCTTGATTTTCATCCTAACGGAATGATCTTTAAGGCTGTTTTTGAAGATGGAACTGAGCTTGTACAGGATTTTTATTCTGTGGGTGGAGGTTTTATTGCCAGCCAGGAGAAAAACTCCATAGAAAAACAATGTGTACGTACATTATATCCTTGTCATAAGGCTTCAGATATTGCAAAATATTGCCAGAAATTAGGCTTTGATAAGATTTCAGATTTAATTTTAATTAATGAAGAGAGCTGGAGAAACCAGGAAGAAACAAGAGCAGAAGCACTGTATATTTGGCAGCAGATTAAAGAATGTATTTATAAAGGAGTTAATAAAGAAGGAATTCTTCCCGGCGGGTTAAATGTATCCCGAAGAGCAGCAGGAATCAACAGAAAGCTGTTAGGTGACAAAATTTATAAAAATAAGGATGAATGGTTTCAGCAGGTGGTAGATGCCGAAGAAAACTTCACTAATATTAATAAATGGATCGCCTGTTTTGCACTGGCTGTTAATGAAGAAAATGCAAGTTTCGGAAGAATTATCACAGCACCTACCAATGGGGCAAGTGGTGTGATTCCGGCTGTTTTGATGTATTCTCAGGCTTTTACGGAATCTATAAGCGAAGAAGACATTGTACGTTTTCTATTGGTAGCAGGAGAAATTGGAACGTTATTTAAGAAAAATGCTACCATCTCTGCAGCAATGGGAGGTTGTCAGGCTGAAATCGGGGTTTCATCTGCGATGGCAGCTGCAGGACTTACTGAAATTTTGGGTGGTAGTGTCGGACAGGTATTGATGGCTGCAGAAATTGCGATGGAGCATCATCTTGGGCTAACCTGTGATCCTATCAAAGGATTGGTACAAATTCCATGTATTGAAAGAAATACAATGGGTGCAATGAAGGCAATTACTGCCGCGAATATTGCATTGGAAAGTGATCCTGCAAAGGCAAAGGTGACACTGGATGAAGTGATCCAAACCATGTGGGAAACCGCATTGTCAATGAGCGACCGTTTTAAGGAAACTTCCGAGGGAGGGTTGGCTATTGCAGTGAATGTTCCCGAATGTTAA
- a CDS encoding serine hydrolase domain-containing protein encodes MKTKLLLVLVFLAHLCHAQIEGTWNGEIDTQSMKLPVVLKISKTSKGYSSSLISTKQSAKEIPVDKTTFNDNELNFEIEKINAVYKGIYKTDHFEGSLLQHGKTMSLNLYRDLKTENSEVPYLNGKAINTKKIDDFLNYMVQHNQVIGSISIFQNGSEIYQKDFGQQLLSNVSYDKNTGYQIGSISKLITAVMLLQLVEKGKLNLNDPLSKFYPEIPNAKKITIQNMLNHTSGLGDYVGKSIENNWLFGKPVGDKAIIEVIKKDGVSFKPGEKMSYSNSAYFLLSRILEKIYNQPYNEILKENILEKVKMPHTFSVLDHPKNIFKSYELEDKKWVEVKDFDFHNCIGLGDITSTPEDLNNFINALFKGQLIQKETLDMMISNKNGKLFGLGIMKMPFYNIALYGHGGDTAGSHSTLAFEPNDQLSYAITINGQEFPHNSFYVALLNLIYGKDYQYPVFDSPKLQAGDLEKYIGEYTSKDIDLGLKVFVKNETLYAQGTNQPEFPLTSVAKDQFTFDKAGLKLTFIPESHQLKLVQGSKTYVFNKK; translated from the coding sequence ATGAAAACCAAATTATTACTCGTGCTGGTATTCCTGGCACACCTTTGTCACGCCCAAATTGAAGGAACCTGGAACGGTGAAATTGATACCCAATCCATGAAACTTCCTGTTGTTCTTAAGATCTCAAAAACATCCAAAGGCTACAGTTCTTCACTCATCAGTACGAAACAAAGTGCTAAGGAAATTCCTGTTGACAAAACCACTTTCAATGATAATGAGCTTAATTTTGAAATAGAAAAGATCAATGCGGTCTACAAAGGCATTTATAAAACAGATCATTTTGAAGGAAGCCTTTTACAGCATGGGAAGACAATGTCTTTAAACCTTTACAGAGATCTTAAAACCGAGAACTCTGAAGTTCCTTATCTTAATGGAAAAGCAATCAATACAAAAAAAATTGATGACTTTTTAAATTACATGGTACAGCATAATCAGGTGATTGGAAGTATTTCTATATTTCAAAACGGATCAGAGATCTATCAGAAAGATTTTGGTCAGCAATTATTATCCAATGTTTCCTATGATAAAAACACGGGCTACCAGATAGGTTCCATCAGCAAGCTTATCACAGCTGTAATGCTTCTTCAGCTTGTAGAAAAAGGAAAACTGAACCTTAATGACCCCTTGTCAAAATTTTATCCTGAAATTCCGAATGCTAAAAAAATCACCATCCAAAATATGCTGAACCATACCAGCGGATTAGGAGATTATGTAGGAAAATCTATCGAAAACAACTGGCTTTTTGGAAAGCCGGTAGGTGATAAGGCTATCATTGAAGTCATCAAAAAAGATGGGGTAAGCTTCAAGCCCGGAGAAAAAATGAGCTATTCAAATTCTGCCTATTTCCTGCTGAGCAGAATTCTGGAAAAGATATACAACCAACCTTATAATGAGATTTTAAAGGAAAATATTCTGGAAAAAGTAAAAATGCCCCATACTTTTTCTGTTCTCGATCACCCGAAGAATATTTTTAAATCCTACGAGCTAGAAGATAAGAAATGGGTAGAGGTCAAGGACTTTGACTTCCACAACTGCATCGGATTGGGAGACATCACTTCCACTCCTGAAGATCTGAATAACTTTATCAATGCCCTATTTAAAGGACAGTTGATACAGAAAGAGACTCTTGATATGATGATTTCTAATAAAAATGGGAAACTTTTCGGATTAGGAATTATGAAAATGCCGTTTTATAACATTGCACTCTATGGTCATGGAGGTGATACAGCAGGAAGCCATTCTACATTAGCTTTTGAGCCAAATGATCAATTATCCTACGCAATTACCATCAATGGTCAGGAATTTCCGCATAACAGCTTCTATGTTGCTCTTTTGAATTTAATCTACGGTAAAGACTATCAATATCCGGTATTTGATAGCCCTAAACTTCAGGCTGGTGACCTGGAAAAATATATTGGTGAATATACCTCAAAGGATATCGATTTGGGATTAAAGGTATTTGTCAAAAATGAGACATTGTATGCTCAAGGAACCAACCAACCTGAATTTCCCCTGACCTCAGTAGCAAAAGATCAGTTTACATTTGATAAAGCAGGGCTAAAGCTAACTTTTATCCCTGAAAGCCATCAACTAAAGCTTGTACAGGGCAGCAAGACCTATGTATTCAATAAAAAATAA
- a CDS encoding YIP1 family protein: MNWKSIFNPFEKFDEKLLLLIGILTVIISIIAGYYTGSSFSSIYRINHLENVSFRSIAASTLLSFSVAIIVLFILGKYLNKKTRIIDIANTVLISQLFLIILQFTKKIPYLRTAGKNIVEYQSNSSLTFPFWDFLITISMTVIGVTILIYSVTLYYNGFKTATNIKKWQHIVLFCAVSLISILICQITIPKII, translated from the coding sequence ATGAACTGGAAATCCATCTTTAACCCGTTTGAAAAATTCGATGAGAAACTACTCCTCCTTATTGGAATCCTCACCGTGATTATTTCTATTATAGCAGGATATTATACAGGATCTAGCTTTAGCAGCATCTACAGAATCAACCATTTAGAAAATGTATCGTTCAGGAGTATAGCAGCATCTACTTTATTAAGCTTTTCAGTAGCCATTATTGTACTTTTTATCCTAGGAAAATACCTCAACAAAAAAACAAGAATCATTGATATTGCAAATACAGTCTTAATATCCCAGCTTTTTCTGATTATCTTACAGTTTACCAAAAAAATACCATATCTCCGGACAGCCGGAAAAAACATTGTAGAATATCAGTCGAATTCCTCCCTTACATTCCCTTTTTGGGATTTTCTGATCACAATTTCCATGACGGTTATCGGGGTTACGATACTCATATATAGTGTTACTCTCTATTATAACGGATTCAAAACCGCAACCAATATTAAAAAATGGCAGCATATTGTTCTTTTTTGTGCTGTATCATTGATCAGCATCTTGATCTGCCAGATTACTATACCTAAAATTATTTAA
- a CDS encoding DUF2089 family protein, which produces MKLPIICPSCDHTLNVSQMKCPSCKTEVSGDYDLPVLLKLNREEQDFVLNFFLSSGSIKEMAKQAGLSYPTMRNKMDDLITKVEQLKTNL; this is translated from the coding sequence ATGAAGTTACCCATAATCTGTCCAAGTTGTGACCATACCTTAAACGTAAGCCAGATGAAATGCCCCAGCTGTAAAACAGAAGTAAGCGGCGATTATGATCTGCCGGTTCTTCTTAAGCTGAATCGTGAGGAGCAGGATTTTGTTCTTAATTTTTTTCTTTCCAGTGGAAGTATCAAGGAAATGGCCAAGCAGGCAGGACTTTCCTATCCTACAATGAGAAATAAAATGGATGACCTGATCACCAAGGTGGAACAATTGAAAACTAACCTGTAA
- a CDS encoding prephenate dehydrogenase: MKISIIGVGLIGGSMALKLREKNIASFIYGIDNNKEHINEALDLKIIDAEADLQQGVKDSDLIILAIPVDAARKLLPSVLDLVSDHQTVMDAGSTKAGIVGAVENHPKRSRYVAFHPMWGTENSGPKSAIAESFSGKAGVICNKEESAEDALNVVETVVNALDMHMIYMDAKDHDIHTAYISHISHITSYALANTVLEKEREEETIFQLASSGFSSTVRLAKSHPEMWVPIFKQNKENVLDVLNEHITQLRKFKSALEKENYEYLEELITNANRIRGILR, from the coding sequence ATGAAAATAAGTATTATAGGAGTAGGATTAATCGGAGGTTCAATGGCTCTGAAATTAAGAGAAAAAAACATTGCCAGCTTCATCTACGGGATTGATAACAATAAAGAACATATTAACGAAGCATTAGATTTAAAAATAATTGATGCTGAAGCAGATCTTCAACAGGGAGTCAAGGATTCAGATCTGATCATTCTTGCCATTCCGGTGGATGCAGCCAGAAAACTGTTGCCAAGTGTTTTAGATCTGGTATCTGATCATCAGACTGTAATGGATGCCGGTTCTACCAAAGCCGGAATTGTAGGCGCTGTTGAAAACCACCCAAAACGTTCCAGATATGTAGCTTTTCACCCGATGTGGGGTACTGAAAACAGTGGTCCAAAATCGGCAATTGCAGAAAGCTTCTCAGGAAAAGCAGGAGTTATCTGTAACAAAGAAGAATCAGCAGAAGATGCACTGAATGTCGTTGAAACAGTAGTGAATGCCCTGGATATGCACATGATTTACATGGATGCAAAGGATCATGACATCCATACCGCTTACATCTCCCATATATCACACATTACCTCCTATGCACTGGCCAATACTGTACTGGAAAAGGAACGTGAGGAAGAAACGATCTTTCAGCTTGCCAGTTCCGGATTTTCAAGTACCGTGCGTCTTGCAAAATCCCATCCTGAAATGTGGGTTCCTATTTTCAAACAAAACAAGGAAAATGTATTAGATGTACTGAATGAGCACATCACCCAGCTTAGAAAATTTAAGTCTGCTTTGGAAAAAGAGAACTATGAATACCTTGAGGAGTTGATTACCAACGCCAACAGAATCAGAGGAATATTAAGATAA
- a CDS encoding DUF5991 domain-containing protein, with amino-acid sequence MFFIFPLLSIISCKSLPKGSLKDSGATLNTQWKGNYTISHDFGKLDENAEMTLDYDLIITKDSCSFSGLGYKTFFTDVCSITGTEKQIIVKYIRQIEGDQMTNHSPTDTLAVVYRKDGRYYLQSQIVPNKHWQYNTPILVKKKS; translated from the coding sequence ATGTTTTTTATATTTCCTTTACTCAGTATCATTTCCTGTAAAAGCTTACCGAAAGGATCTCTAAAAGATTCCGGAGCTACACTTAACACCCAATGGAAAGGAAATTATACCATTTCCCATGATTTTGGAAAATTGGATGAAAACGCTGAAATGACACTGGATTATGATCTCATCATCACCAAAGACAGCTGCTCATTTTCAGGACTTGGCTATAAAACCTTTTTCACGGACGTGTGCAGCATCACCGGAACTGAAAAACAGATCATTGTAAAATACATCAGACAGATTGAAGGCGATCAGATGACCAACCACTCTCCTACCGATACCTTGGCCGTTGTATACAGAAAAGATGGTAGATATTATCTCCAAAGCCAAATCGTTCCTAATAAGCACTGGCAGTACAATACTCCAATTTTGGTCAAAAAGAAATCATAA
- a CDS encoding SH3 domain-containing protein, whose translation MMKNISLLLFLIVSIHCKSQKTSSYKYSKSISSETKRSSFETYINNEDYFIKTFDINKDGISDKIVSNKPYQGEDLFIFFGNKQGKYTLALETRSFSEDGGNIINDITPLSDGKGFTIKTYFPDRGYYEKEYNIIMQNDVWLLRNIIYKTMSDVSQDAIKYICDVPQNIDIQKSGWTDKIVSIPEENVRDKKCRVEKNQNTTFIIQDSDGYTNLRKDKNSSSQILQKIKTGEQVKVLDQNGDWWLVVSNDREKGYIHKSRIKIN comes from the coding sequence ATGATGAAAAACATTTCGCTCCTATTATTTTTAATCGTATCAATCCATTGTAAATCCCAGAAGACCTCTTCATACAAATATTCCAAAAGTATCTCAAGTGAAACCAAGAGAAGTTCATTTGAAACCTATATCAATAATGAAGATTATTTCATAAAGACTTTTGATATCAACAAGGATGGAATTTCTGATAAAATTGTAAGCAATAAACCTTATCAGGGAGAGGATTTATTTATCTTTTTTGGAAATAAACAGGGAAAGTATACATTAGCATTGGAAACAAGAAGCTTTTCTGAAGATGGAGGCAATATTATTAATGATATCACTCCGCTTTCTGATGGTAAAGGATTTACTATAAAAACATATTTTCCTGATCGTGGATATTATGAAAAGGAATATAATATTATCATGCAAAATGATGTTTGGTTACTTCGAAACATTATCTATAAAACAATGTCGGATGTTTCTCAAGATGCGATAAAATATATTTGTGATGTTCCTCAAAATATTGATATACAAAAATCCGGATGGACTGATAAAATAGTATCCATTCCTGAAGAAAATGTAAGAGACAAAAAGTGTAGAGTAGAAAAAAATCAAAATACAACCTTTATAATTCAAGATTCTGACGGTTATACCAACCTAAGAAAAGATAAAAATTCATCCTCTCAAATTCTACAAAAAATAAAAACCGGTGAACAAGTTAAGGTTTTAGATCAGAATGGAGATTGGTGGTTGGTGGTTTCTAATGATAGGGAAAAAGGATATATTCATAAAAGCAGGATAAAAATTAATTAA
- a CDS encoding ankyrin repeat domain-containing protein, with protein MKKAYLILIFAANVTLFTACKKSNTSPQNVSQTENINKFSEKSANEIYTKLGLACKENRLTEVKALINQGADINLAKTDDIYEYDALYVAIENKNKEIVEYLLTHGAKINKVYTEDGLTPLGLASKLSLYEISEILIKNGARADGEQNMDNESISFPLQYAIENNNIELAKLLINNGASIDRLIQSDIPQNILNSHQWKKLFQFDKINANWKGVYYYKPQSDPDSIGSYYIDIDQANSDFGFSGKNSFKFKVKPKQEQDSLLLYDTTNKNLVGKIYKKSNQFWIKSDFIGSKEKTKTNNVFLLKYAKSADDLD; from the coding sequence ATGAAAAAAGCATACCTAATATTAATATTTGCAGCCAACGTAACTTTATTTACGGCGTGTAAAAAAAGTAATACTTCTCCCCAAAACGTATCTCAAACAGAAAATATCAATAAGTTCTCTGAAAAATCAGCTAATGAAATTTATACGAAGCTAGGGTTGGCATGTAAGGAAAATCGATTGACAGAAGTTAAAGCACTAATAAACCAAGGTGCTGATATAAACTTAGCAAAAACGGATGATATATATGAATATGATGCTTTATATGTAGCCATTGAAAATAAAAATAAGGAAATCGTAGAATATTTACTTACTCATGGAGCAAAAATAAATAAAGTATATACAGAAGACGGACTAACTCCATTAGGCCTTGCCAGTAAGCTAAGCCTTTATGAAATTTCAGAAATACTGATAAAAAATGGTGCTAGAGCAGATGGTGAGCAAAACATGGATAATGAAAGCATAAGCTTCCCATTACAATACGCTATTGAGAATAATAACATAGAATTAGCTAAATTATTGATTAATAATGGAGCATCTATTGACAGGTTGATTCAATCAGATATTCCTCAAAACATTCTTAATTCTCACCAATGGAAAAAATTATTTCAATTTGATAAAATAAATGCTAATTGGAAAGGAGTGTACTATTATAAGCCACAAAGTGATCCTGATTCCATAGGAAGTTACTATATTGACATAGATCAGGCTAACTCAGATTTTGGATTCAGTGGAAAAAATTCCTTTAAATTTAAAGTAAAGCCCAAACAAGAGCAAGATTCATTGCTACTCTATGATACAACAAATAAAAATTTAGTAGGAAAAATCTATAAGAAAAGTAATCAATTTTGGATAAAAAGTGATTTTATAGGAAGTAAGGAAAAAACCAAAACGAATAATGTATTTCTTTTAAAATATGCAAAATCTGCTGATGATTTAGACTAA
- a CDS encoding PAAR-like protein, giving the protein MKNYVIQQGDTFSSLARQFKLKNEATLKTYHNLHCSEEDIMQEPIPGKNILIPEDPQLMADETDSETNPDSSSQEETADSTAQNEDSPEQTQTDTNKTESKEEDKDKQESNGSSSSPHDGKYFVVQKGTVQCNQGFKFPKFKVTSQKKHFWNNADGEDDYLAVTEDDVQLDPPAQPFGQCKLKPTSGGYLPCAYAPAGKWQKPYEKVKIAGKCCLTEISELMCSTGGKITILKHGQQSEVGKQQVAEANTQEQQAYNPVVDFGEFKEDIKESNELYYS; this is encoded by the coding sequence ATGAAAAATTATGTCATACAGCAAGGCGATACATTCAGTTCGCTGGCCCGGCAATTTAAGCTTAAAAATGAGGCCACGCTAAAAACCTATCACAATCTCCATTGCTCAGAGGAAGATATTATGCAGGAACCCATTCCCGGAAAAAACATTCTTATTCCGGAAGATCCTCAATTAATGGCTGATGAAACAGATTCCGAGACTAATCCGGACTCTTCTTCTCAGGAGGAAACGGCAGACAGCACAGCACAAAATGAAGATTCTCCAGAACAGACACAGACTGATACCAACAAAACAGAAAGTAAAGAAGAAGATAAAGATAAGCAAGAAAGCAATGGCAGCTCCTCCAGTCCTCATGATGGAAAATATTTCGTCGTACAAAAAGGCACTGTACAATGTAACCAGGGCTTTAAATTTCCAAAGTTTAAGGTAACCAGCCAGAAGAAACATTTCTGGAACAATGCTGATGGAGAAGATGATTATCTTGCTGTAACTGAAGATGACGTACAGCTTGATCCGCCTGCTCAACCTTTCGGGCAATGTAAGCTTAAACCTACCTCAGGAGGATATCTTCCGTGTGCCTATGCACCTGCAGGAAAGTGGCAAAAACCTTATGAGAAAGTAAAGATCGCGGGCAAATGTTGCCTTACGGAAATTTCTGAACTCATGTGCAGTACAGGAGGTAAAATCACCATTCTTAAACATGGACAGCAAAGTGAAGTGGGTAAGCAGCAGGTTGCAGAAGCCAATACACAGGAACAGCAGGCCTATAATCCTGTTGTAGATTTTGGTGAATTTAAGGAGGATATAAAAGAATCTAACGAACTCTATTACAGCTAG
- a CDS encoding LysM peptidoglycan-binding domain-containing protein, whose translation MEIDFLQYKVRNGDTLKSIASRLGMTGEELKLFHNAHCKKLDTIWFENLNEVKSILVPLDFKTEKQKDQERKNILPLSQLSDSFFAKTYNVSEAFENPFEAPVHIEYTIDLDVRKDKNKNCYILTYSQKNFKSNGNPPDDKMGGLSIACMKAIMPIDFTMSELGNINGFADHQKIIKNFADHRKDIEDFYIGEVTQKYIDLFEQNIADEPFFLQQFQNTLLFQTLFPKMDWFHKKAEWTEAFHFFQNSFPVQCEMIIEQKDQGNDLLLTVLKGSIKESCSSQEIMRGIRINEPSAELALGDITLEYTTHKKDKNLLQVKGHTSLQHEDEFIHQHTITITQG comes from the coding sequence ATGGAAATTGATTTTTTACAATATAAGGTTCGCAACGGAGATACATTGAAATCCATAGCTTCCCGGTTGGGTATGACCGGAGAAGAATTAAAGCTGTTCCACAATGCCCATTGTAAAAAACTGGATACCATCTGGTTTGAAAATCTTAATGAGGTTAAAAGCATCCTCGTTCCCCTGGATTTTAAAACAGAAAAACAAAAAGATCAGGAAAGAAAAAACATTCTTCCGCTTTCCCAATTATCAGATTCTTTTTTTGCAAAGACCTACAATGTCTCTGAAGCTTTTGAAAATCCTTTTGAGGCTCCTGTACATATAGAGTACACCATAGACCTTGATGTTCGTAAAGACAAGAATAAAAACTGTTATATCTTAACATACAGCCAAAAGAACTTCAAATCAAACGGAAATCCTCCGGATGACAAGATGGGCGGCCTTTCCATAGCGTGTATGAAAGCCATTATGCCTATCGACTTCACGATGAGTGAATTGGGTAATATCAACGGATTTGCAGACCATCAAAAGATCATTAAAAATTTTGCTGATCATCGTAAAGACATCGAGGATTTCTATATCGGAGAAGTAACCCAAAAGTATATCGATTTATTTGAGCAAAATATTGCTGATGAACCGTTTTTTCTGCAGCAATTTCAAAATACCCTACTCTTTCAAACGTTATTTCCAAAAATGGATTGGTTCCACAAGAAAGCGGAATGGACGGAAGCATTTCACTTTTTTCAAAACTCCTTTCCGGTACAATGTGAGATGATTATTGAACAGAAAGATCAAGGAAATGATCTTCTATTAACAGTTCTAAAGGGTTCAATTAAGGAATCATGCAGCTCACAGGAAATCATGAGAGGAATCAGGATTAATGAACCCTCTGCAGAACTTGCTTTAGGAGATATTACATTAGAATACACCACTCATAAAAAAGATAAAAATCTACTTCAGGTTAAAGGCCACACCTCCTTACAACATGAAGATGAATTCATACACCAACACACTATAACCATAACACAAGGATAA